In Drosophila willistoni isolate 14030-0811.24 chromosome XR unlocalized genomic scaffold, UCI_dwil_1.1 Seg144, whole genome shotgun sequence, one DNA window encodes the following:
- the LOC6639498 gene encoding prolactin-releasing peptide receptor encodes MAHNDSISLWTTQLPLVTSTTSNWSGMAHGTAGTDPTVTATTTATTVASLSLSSSLSDAAAAAAMEAEKSGGIIHNQFVQIFFYMLYATVFVLGVFGNVLVCYVVLRNRAMQTVTNIFITNLALSDILLCVLAVPFTPLYTFMGRWAFGRTLCHLVSFAQGCSIYISTLTLTSIAIDRYFVIIYPFHPRMKLSTCIGIIVSIWVIALLATLPYGMYMKMTNEVINGTQLTGNDTTSAIEASMMMFPTNTSDSPDATSSAAQAYMQVMTPTGGGVGVDYTYTRVYCEENWPSEQYRKVFGAITTTLQFVLPFFIISICYVWISVKLNQRARAKPGSKSSRREEADRDRKKRTNRMLIAMVAVFGLSWLPINLVNIFDDFDDKSNEWRFYILFFFVAHSIAMSSTCYNPFLYAWLNENFRKEFKHVLPCFNPSNNNIINITRGYNRSDRNTCGPRLHHGNGEGGGAGGQGGHGGQDDDQDDDNGITQETCLPKEKLLIIPREPTYGNGTGAVSPILSGRGINAALVHTKQEQQQQQQQHHHQQQQQQQQQQQQQMPLQQVELMRRTTRRRTDDDADYIDSGDEQTVEVRFSETPFVSSDNTTGISMLETTSTSHCQDSDLLTELTGGGMAGVGPALGGDPSRRCN; translated from the coding sequence ATGGCCCACAACGACTCGATTAGTCTGTGGACAACACAATTGCCATTGGTCACGTCAACGACTAGCAATTGGAGTGGCATGGCCCATGGAACGGCCGGAACGGATCCAACAGTgaccgcaacaacaacagcaacaacagttGCCAGTCTAAGTCTGAGCAGCAGCTTGAGTGACGCAGCCGCTGCAGCAGCCATGGAAGCAGAGAAATCAGGAGGGATAATACATAATCAATTTGTTCAGATCTTTTTCTATATGCTCTACGCTACCGTCTTTGTATTGGGTGTCTTTGGTAATGTACTCGTTTGCTATGTTGTGCTCAGGAATCGAGCAATGCAAACCGTAACAAATATATTCATTACGAATCTGGCATTATCGGACATCTTGCTGTGTGTGCTGGCAGTGCCATTTACACCGCTCTATACATTTATGGGTCGCTGGGCATTTGGCAGGACATTATGCCATTTGGTATCCTTTGCCCAGGGTTGTAGTATATACATATCGACACTGACTCTCACATCGATAGCAATCGATCGATATTTTGTGATCATCTATCCATTTCATCCGCGCATGAAACTATCCACCTGCATTGGTATAATCGTTAGCATTTGGGTGATAGCCCTATTGGCCACATTACCCTATGGCATGTACATGAAAATGACCAATGAAGTGATCAATGGCACCCAATTGACGGGCAATGATACGACATCGGCCATAGAAGCATCGATGATGATGTTCCCCACGAATACCAGTGATTCTCCGGACGCCACATCGTCAGCGGCTCAAGCCTATATGCAAGTGATGACCCCCACTGGCGGTGGAGTCGGGGTGGATTATACCTACACTCGAGTCTATTGCGAAGAGAATTGGCCATCGGAACAATATCGCAAGGTATTTGGTGCCATTACAACAACATTGCAATTTGTTTTGCCCTTCTTCATTATCTCGATATGCTATGTCTGGATATCGGTGAAGCTGAATCAGCGTGCCAGGGCTAAGCCCGGTTCGAAATCTTCACGGCGAGAGGAGGCTGATCGAGATCGCAAGAAGCGTACGAATCGCATGTTAATCGCCATGGTCGCTGTCTTTGGTCTTAGTTGGTTGCCCATCAATTTGGTTAATATCTTCGATGATTTCGATGATAAATCGAATGAATGGCGCTTCTATATACTATTCTTTTTTGTGGCCCATTCCATTGCCATGAGCTCGACATGCTATAACCCGTTTCTTTATGCCTGGTTGAATGAGAATTTCCGAAAGGAATTCAAACATGTTTTGCCCTGCTTCAATCCATCCAATAACAATATAATCAATATAACACGAGGCTATAATCGAAGTGATCGCAATACATGCGGTCCACGTTTGCATCATGGCAATGGTGAGGGTGGCGGAGCGGGTGGCCAAGGTGGTCATGGTGGGCAAGATGATGATCAGGATGATGACAATGGCATTACACAGGAGACTTGTTTGCCCAAAGAGAAATTACTCATAATACCAAGGGAGCCAACTTATGGTAATGGCACTGGTGCTGTATCACCTATAttaagtgggcgtggcattAATGCAGCTCTAGTGCATACAAAACaagagcagcaacaacaacagcaacaacatcatcaccaacaacagcaacaacaacaacaacaacaacagcagcaaatgcCACTGCAGCAGGTGGAACTAATGAGGCGAACAACACGTCGTCGAACCGACGATGATGCGGATTACATAGACTCGGGAGATGAGCAGACTGTTGAAGTGCGTTTCAGTGAGACTCCGTTCGTTAGTTCAGACAATACCACAGGCATCAGTATGCTGGAAACGACGAGCACTAGTCATTGCCAGGACTCGGATTTGCTGACCGAACTGACTGGCGGTGGCATGGCAGGAGTTGGTCCTGCCCTTGGCGGAGATCCGAGTAGACGATGTAACTGA